Proteins from one Microcoleus sp. FACHB-672 genomic window:
- a CDS encoding calcium-binding protein yields the protein MATIIGTSGNDNLPRLTDPSIIGNDNIYGLAGNDTLNGGVGSDTMEGGADHDIYYIDTLSDVVTEAVAAGTDVVYASAGYTLGANVENLYLLGNADYGYGNTLNNYIVGNSGDNRLWGSFGIDTMVGGLGYDLYHVGNTSTVVIEGGGADIDTVYATSSYTLSPNVENLYLQQKDAYYGYGNGLNNYIAGTPGNNYLWGSVGVDTLVGGYGNDTYSVESTYDVIIEGVHESFDTGTETVYAYSSYTLSPNVENLALLGNAYYGYGNALNNFIVGNAQNNYLWGAVGFDTMEGGLGSDRYDVNETSDVIIEEANAGTDIVYSYAATYTLSPNVENLYLVGSAYSSGYGNVLNNRIWGHSGNNYLLGLLGNDTLAGGAGTDSLIGGAGTDSLIGGADADYFIFYTISEVSEGSDAIDFNALEGDKIVFSDSGFGDRVTTTTGVIPGSLLSSQFVIGVGATNSNHRVIYNSSTGALFFDSDGSAAGAQVQIASLPTSLALTSNDFQLIA from the coding sequence ATGGCTACAATCATTGGGACATCTGGAAATGATAATCTACCTAGACTTACTGATCCAAGCATAATTGGCAATGACAACATCTATGGATTAGCTGGCAACGATACCCTCAATGGGGGTGTCGGTAGCGACACAATGGAAGGCGGTGCTGATCATGATATTTACTATATAGATACCCTCAGTGATGTGGTAACGGAAGCGGTGGCTGCAGGCACTGATGTTGTTTACGCCTCTGCCGGCTACACCTTAGGCGCAAACGTAGAAAACCTATATCTCCTAGGCAATGCTGATTACGGTTATGGCAACACACTCAACAACTATATTGTTGGTAATAGTGGTGATAACAGACTTTGGGGTTCTTTTGGCATTGATACGATGGTTGGGGGATTAGGGTATGACCTTTATCATGTAGGCAACACCAGTACTGTAGTTATTGAAGGTGGTGGTGCCGACATTGATACGGTATACGCAACTAGTAGCTACACTTTAAGCCCTAATGTAGAAAATCTTTATTTGCAGCAGAAAGACGCTTATTACGGCTATGGCAACGGACTTAATAACTATATTGCCGGTACTCCCGGCAACAACTACCTTTGGGGATCTGTTGGAGTTGATACATTAGTAGGTGGCTACGGTAATGACACTTACTCTGTAGAAAGCACCTATGATGTAATTATTGAAGGGGTGCATGAATCGTTCGATACCGGCACAGAAACCGTCTACGCATACAGCAGCTACACACTAAGCCCCAATGTAGAAAATCTCGCTCTCCTAGGCAATGCTTATTACGGTTACGGCAACGCACTCAACAACTTTATTGTCGGTAATGCCCAGAATAACTACCTTTGGGGCGCTGTCGGCTTCGATACAATGGAAGGCGGTTTAGGTAGTGACAGATACGATGTAAACGAGACCAGTGATGTGATTATTGAAGAGGCTAATGCCGGCACAGATATTGTCTACTCCTATGCCGCTACTTATACCCTAAGCCCGAATGTAGAAAATCTTTATCTTGTAGGCAGTGCTTATTCTTCAGGCTATGGCAATGTACTGAATAACAGGATATGGGGTCATAGCGGCAATAATTACCTCTTGGGTTTATTAGGAAATGACACCCTCGCTGGAGGTGCTGGCACCGATTCGCTTATTGGAGGTGCCGGCACCGATTCGCTTATTGGAGGTGCCGATGCAGATTACTTTATCTTCTACACTATCAGTGAGGTTAGTGAGGGTAGTGATGCAATCGATTTTAATGCGCTAGAAGGAGATAAAATTGTATTTTCAGATAGTGGTTTTGGCGACAGAGTAACCACCACAACAGGAGTTATACCTGGATCTCTGCTCTCTTCTCAGTTTGTTATTGGCGTTGGGGCAACTAATTCCAATCATCGCGTCATCTACAACTCATCAACCGGCGCACTCTTCTTCGATTCAGATGGTTCAGCGGCAGGCGCACAGGTACAAATTGCAAGCCTCCCAACAAGCTTAGCTCTAACTAGCAATGACTTCCAGCTTATTGCATAG
- a CDS encoding tyrosine-type recombinase/integrase, protein MEAYAVKIDGHGQAAILAQEEIELLFNDGLQSDRDRALFGVCLYAACRIAEACSLLKTDVYDRQGRIRPALIIRKGNTKGKLATRTIPVIEDLRILLTAYQPPEQNAHLFSGRHSRHHWKHLTPESAARILRAGCDRVGIEGVSTHSFRRTALTQMSNAGIPLRVIQEISGHRTLTELQKYLEVTDSQVRGAVASLSVLSHARKQSYPNLEAESPVVW, encoded by the coding sequence ATGGAAGCCTATGCTGTGAAGATTGACGGCCACGGCCAAGCAGCGATTCTCGCTCAAGAGGAGATTGAGCTGCTATTTAACGATGGATTACAGAGCGACCGTGACCGGGCGCTGTTTGGAGTGTGCCTTTATGCAGCTTGCCGGATTGCAGAAGCGTGTTCACTTCTCAAAACTGATGTCTACGACCGGCAAGGGCGAATCAGACCGGCGCTGATTATCCGCAAAGGCAACACCAAGGGCAAGCTAGCCACGCGCACCATTCCCGTGATTGAAGACCTCAGAATTTTGCTGACCGCTTACCAGCCCCCAGAGCAAAACGCGCACTTATTCTCCGGTCGCCACAGTCGGCACCACTGGAAACACCTCACCCCAGAATCAGCCGCGCGAATTCTCCGAGCCGGTTGCGATCGAGTTGGCATTGAGGGAGTCTCCACCCACAGCTTCAGGCGCACCGCACTCACCCAGATGAGCAACGCCGGCATCCCCTTGAGGGTGATCCAAGAAATATCAGGACACAGAACCCTAACCGAGTTGCAAAAATACCTCGAAGTCACCGACTCCCAAGTTCGCGGCGCAGTCGCCTCTTTATCAGTTCTTAGCCATGCTAGGAAACAAAGTTATCCTAACCTAGAGGCTGAATCCCCCGTGGTGTGGTGA
- a CDS encoding DUF3854 domain-containing protein — MITNIVSCTARISQQSQGLQVSRKNSLEHRHYRELTEKRGLPLAWVQANCRSMDELEATQFLGYTAKSAGIWLEGKGIQAQFKPDKPWKQPEEKKAAKYRSQLGDYDAMLPNNPDNPKYWDDLEALKATCYMIEGHPCLLLTEGFFKAIAGCANGLATIALLGVEMGLTSRKSDPQGKRYLVNELEKYARSGFGFIVAFDADCVTNKDVLRAAKTLARQLQKFDVPIWNVTSLWSQEEGKGMDDYIKANGADKFKRDVLAKAQTLEAWEKQFTSNDDDYQSKTKPPTPRQMAQELAEKYQPRWAFHNEQKTWRIWNEKYWEALDDDVFGKVVYTEIKARNIQFDTDSYVENTIKLLKRELLLEKWVTFDRKRYVAFDNGVLDMETDNLLSHSAGMRFTSVIPRQYSILHNLSALHPLEALQQMCPHTYGYMTKAMGGDGQRVLKLLAIINGILKWRFSEFQMFVHLVGEPGAGKGTFIRLLQGLVGKPNHRAATLGKLSDDYTIANIIDSQLVICPDEDRKNGNHGGLKALTGGDDISYREIYKKPASSPFYGGLAVVSNSAIFSGDTTGLERRLCLVSFSNRLAAHERNPKIEGLIESELSALTAVALLLPDIQVEQFIKGIGAGEIPEFKAQTWRQTVETNSAGLHLEERLVPDATAYTEVSRLYTNYREFCDDFGRVPMENTRYSQELVRIAETQLGWQVSRDRISIGGKMARVIRGVRLRSEGFDDDIPLPSELFMRQTAQTADDSTQTAAKSVLSPYENKGSSLYRQQIDKTFSQENFSHYDAAEETPKVNRDAKIEDVAVTLEPQGFGAVSSSDIVPSPAVCAVSDDEIDFVAIMREAIEECWAWEVVEAAMTKDGQRLPAGTLTKVWAALTPKERDYFKALKVAATAPENPKQMTLDIQWKEIPKDTRQIESQWGEDWA; from the coding sequence ATGATTACGAATATTGTTTCATGTACTGCAAGAATATCACAACAATCTCAAGGCTTGCAAGTATCACGCAAGAATTCTTTAGAACATCGACACTACAGAGAGCTTACTGAAAAACGTGGTTTACCTCTTGCATGGGTTCAGGCAAATTGCAGGTCAATGGATGAGCTAGAAGCTACCCAGTTTTTAGGCTACACAGCTAAATCTGCCGGCATCTGGCTTGAAGGCAAAGGCATCCAAGCACAGTTCAAGCCTGACAAGCCCTGGAAACAACCAGAGGAAAAGAAAGCAGCCAAGTATCGCTCGCAGCTAGGCGACTACGATGCGATGCTGCCTAATAACCCTGACAACCCTAAATACTGGGATGACCTGGAAGCACTCAAGGCAACCTGCTACATGATCGAGGGGCATCCCTGCTTATTGCTTACAGAAGGCTTTTTTAAGGCAATTGCTGGGTGTGCTAATGGTTTAGCCACTATTGCCCTATTGGGGGTAGAAATGGGGCTAACTAGCCGCAAGAGTGATCCACAGGGCAAGCGTTACTTGGTAAATGAGTTAGAGAAATATGCTCGATCAGGTTTCGGGTTCATTGTCGCTTTTGATGCCGACTGCGTAACGAACAAAGACGTTCTACGGGCAGCAAAAACACTTGCACGTCAACTGCAAAAATTTGACGTGCCGATATGGAACGTTACCAGCCTATGGTCACAAGAGGAAGGAAAAGGGATGGATGACTACATAAAGGCAAACGGTGCCGATAAATTCAAGCGGGATGTACTTGCTAAGGCACAGACCCTTGAAGCATGGGAAAAGCAGTTCACCAGCAATGATGATGACTACCAATCGAAAACCAAACCACCGACACCAAGGCAAATGGCTCAAGAGCTGGCTGAGAAGTATCAGCCTCGCTGGGCATTCCACAACGAGCAGAAAACTTGGCGCATCTGGAATGAGAAGTATTGGGAAGCCTTAGACGATGACGTATTCGGCAAGGTAGTCTACACAGAAATCAAGGCTCGCAATATCCAGTTTGATACTGATAGCTATGTTGAGAACACCATCAAGCTTTTAAAGCGAGAGCTGCTTTTGGAAAAGTGGGTGACGTTCGACCGCAAGCGTTACGTGGCTTTTGATAATGGCGTTCTGGACATGGAGACTGACAACTTACTCAGCCATTCAGCAGGGATGCGATTCACTAGCGTTATCCCGCGTCAGTACAGCATTTTGCATAACCTGAGCGCGTTGCATCCCCTGGAAGCTTTGCAACAGATGTGCCCACACACTTACGGGTACATGACAAAAGCGATGGGCGGCGATGGGCAGCGGGTTCTCAAATTGCTGGCTATCATCAACGGAATTCTTAAGTGGCGTTTCTCTGAGTTTCAAATGTTTGTACACCTGGTCGGTGAGCCAGGAGCCGGTAAGGGCACCTTTATCAGGTTGCTGCAAGGGCTAGTAGGAAAGCCAAACCATCGAGCGGCAACTCTAGGTAAGCTTTCAGACGATTACACCATCGCCAACATCATTGATTCGCAGCTGGTAATCTGCCCTGATGAGGATAGAAAGAACGGCAATCATGGCGGATTGAAAGCCCTCACCGGCGGCGATGACATCAGCTACCGAGAAATCTACAAGAAACCAGCCTCTAGCCCGTTCTATGGCGGCTTAGCGGTCGTAAGTAATTCAGCTATATTTAGCGGCGATACCACCGGGCTAGAGCGCAGACTATGCCTTGTCAGTTTCTCGAATCGACTCGCTGCCCATGAACGTAACCCTAAGATTGAGGGACTGATTGAGAGCGAGCTATCTGCTTTGACAGCCGTTGCGCTGCTGCTGCCAGATATTCAAGTCGAGCAATTCATCAAAGGTATCGGAGCGGGTGAAATTCCAGAATTTAAAGCTCAGACGTGGCGGCAGACGGTCGAAACTAATTCCGCAGGGTTGCACTTGGAGGAGCGGTTAGTTCCTGACGCTACGGCCTATACCGAAGTTAGCCGACTCTACACCAACTACCGAGAATTCTGTGACGATTTTGGGCGTGTGCCAATGGAAAACACTCGCTACTCTCAGGAGCTTGTGCGGATTGCTGAAACTCAACTTGGTTGGCAAGTTTCTCGCGACCGTATCAGTATTGGCGGGAAAATGGCGCGAGTTATCCGAGGGGTGCGGCTCCGATCAGAAGGCTTTGACGATGATATTCCGCTGCCCAGTGAGCTGTTTATGCGACAGACAGCACAGACAGCAGATGACAGCACACAGACAGCAGCAAAAAGTGTGCTGTCACCCTACGAAAATAAGGGTTCTAGCCTATACAGACAGCAGATAGACAAAACTTTTTCGCAAGAAAATTTCTCTCACTATGATGCTGCTGAAGAAACACCAAAAGTAAATAGAGACGCCAAAATTGAGGATGTTGCTGTCACCCTAGAGCCACAAGGGTTTGGTGCTGTCAGCAGCTCTGACATCGTGCCGTCACCTGCTGTCTGTGCTGTCAGCGATGATGAAATCGACTTCGTAGCGATTATGCGAGAGGCTATTGAGGAGTGTTGGGCTTGGGAGGTTGTTGAGGCTGCCATGACCAAAGACGGGCAGCGCTTACCAGCAGGCACACTGACTAAGGTATGGGCTGCGCTGACTCCTAAAGAACGCGATTACTTTAAAGCATTGAAGGTTGCAGCAACCGCTCCAGAAAACCCAAAGCAGATGACGCTCGATATTCAATGGAAGGAAATTCCCAAAGACACACGCCAAATTGAAAGCCAATGGGGTGAGGATTGGGCATAA